Proteins encoded together in one Coffea arabica cultivar ET-39 chromosome 2c, Coffea Arabica ET-39 HiFi, whole genome shotgun sequence window:
- the LOC113725344 gene encoding uncharacterized protein isoform X1 yields MTRFMLILVYICLAAAGTTTISAADENFDVRHHLSTVSRYGVVKDITSNSFVPSKIPEHCTPIHLNLVARHGTRAPTKKKMREFDALASRLEVLLHDAKELKQSSNKIPSWFWGWKSPWKGKLIGGELICEGEDDLYHLGIRIRDMFPELFDEDYRPDIYPIKATQVPRASASAVAFGMGLFSGKGNLGPGRHRAFAVISESRASDTVLRFHDCCQNYKSFRRSQEPAVDKLKEPVLDEISTALVQRYGLNFTRKDTSSLWLLCKQEASLLEIYDQACGLFSPSEVALLEWTDDVEIFILKGYGNSLNYRMGVPLLQDVIESMEQAIKAKEEGYVPGSYEKARLRFAHAETLLPFSCLLGLFLEGSEFDRIQREEPLQLPPKPPQKRNWKGSIVAPFAGNNVLVLYSCPDNNSSKYFVHVQHNEHPVPMPGCKNSDLCPFDVFKQQIAAPHLKHDYDALCNVNVEQSENRHASSRISKLLSWLFNCKNVDAQAHHFEL; encoded by the exons ATGACCAGATTTATGCTAATTCTAGTGTATATATGTTTAGCGGCGGCGGGGACGACTACAATTTCAGCCGCTGATGAAAACTTTGATGTTCGGCATCATCTTTCAACGGTATCGAG ATACGGTGTTGTGAAAGATATTACAAGCAATTCATTTGTGCCATCAAAAATTCCTGAGCATTGTACTCCAATCCATTTAAATCTTGTG GCAAGGCATGGCACACGTGCTCCAACTAAGAAAAAGATGAGAGAATTTGATGCCCTGGCCTCCCGCTTGGAAGTCCTCTTGCATGATGCAAAAGAGCTGAAGCAGTCGTCCAACAAGATTCCTTCCTGGTTTTGGGGATGGAAATCTCCTTGGAAAGGAAAGCTTATAGGTGGTGAGTTGATCTGCGAAGGTGAAGATGACCTATACCATCTTGGAATTAGAATCAGAGATATGTTTCCGGAATTGTTTGATGAGGACTACCGCCCTGACATATATCCGATAAAAGCAACACAG GTTCCTCGGGCATCAGCTAGTGCGGTGGCATTTGGCATGGGTCTCTTCAGTGGAAAAGGGAATCTTGGCCCAGGACGTCATCGTGCATTTGCTGTGATAAGTGAAAGCCGTGCTAGTGACACAGTGCTAAGATTTCATGATTGTTGTCAAAATTATAAG AGTTTTAGAAGAAGTCAGGAACCTGCTGTTGATAAATTGAAGGAGCCTGTCTTAGATGAAATTTCTACTGCACTGGTTCAGCGTTATGGGTTAAACTTCACAAGAAAGGATACATCTTCTTTGTGGTTGCTATGCAAACAG GAAGCATCCTTACTGGAGATATATGACCAAGCCTGTGGTCTGTTCAGTCCATCTGAG GTTGCTTTATTGGAGTGGACAGATGATGTGGAGATATTCATACTGAAAGGCTATGGTAATTCTTTAAACTACCGAATGGGAGTGCCATTGCTTCAAGATGTTATTGAGTCCATGGAGCAAGCAATTAAAGCTAAAGAAG aggGATATGTCCCAGGGAGTTATGAGAAGGCAAGATTGCGTTTTGCTCATGCAGAAACGTTGCTTCCattttcttgtttacttggaCTCTTTCTTGAAGGATCAG AATTTGACCGAATACAAAGGGAAGAACCTTTACAACTACCTCCTAAGCCACCACAAAAGAGGAACTGGAAAGGTAGCATTGTGGCACCTTTTGCTGGAAACAACGTATTAGTCCTCTACAGCTGCCCTGACAACAATTCAAGCAAGTATTTTGTACATGTACAACATAATGAACATCCAGTTCCAATGCCG GGTTGCAAGAACTCTGATTTATGTCCATTTGACGTGTTTAAG CAACAAATAGCTGCACCTCATTTGAAGCACGACTACGATGCACTTTGCAATGTAAATGTAGAACAATCAGAAAACAGACATGCGAGCAGCAGGATATCAAAATTGTTAAGTTGgcttttcaattgcaagaatGTAGATGCGCAGGCACACCATTTTGAGCTATAA
- the LOC113730312 gene encoding ferritin-2, chloroplastic-like, which produces MMLKAAPAFALLNPAKGENLGPLFSFSTQFSRQGSVLTKNFPARDGNGGLVVYAKKETNNQPLTGILFEPFEEVKKELMLVPSAPQASLARHKFVDDCEAAINEQINVEYTVSYIYHALFAYFDRDNVALKGLAKFFKESSEEERDHAEKLMEYQNKRGGRVKFECINKPNTEFDHPEKGDALNAMEIALCFEKLVNEKLLKLHAVATQNNDVQLADFVESEFLVEQVEAIKKISEYVAQLRRVGKGHGVWHFDQALLHEH; this is translated from the exons atgaTGCTGAAGGCCGCGCCTGCTTTTGCGCTTCTGAATCCTGCTAAAGGGGAGAACTTGGGTCCCCTGTTTTCGTTTTCTACCCAATTTTCTCGCCAAGGCTCTGTGTTGACAAAGAACTTCCCGGCGAGGGATGGAAATGGGGGCTTGGTTGTGTATGCTAAGAAGGAAACCAACAATCAACCTTTGACCGGTATCCTTTTTGAGCCCTTTGAAGAAGTGAAGAAGGAGCTTATGCTTGTGCCTTCCGCCCCTCAGGCGTCCCTTGCTCGCCACAAGTTTGTTGATGATTGCGAAGCCGCTATCAACGAACAGATCAA TGTGGAATATACTGTTTCGTACATATACCATGCCCTGTTTGCCTATTTTGATAGGGATAACGTTGCTCTCAAGGGTCTTGCCAA ATTTTTCAAGGAATCCAGTGAGGAGGAAAGGGACCATGCTGAAAAATTGATGGAGTATCAG AACAAACGAGGTGGGAGAGTGAAGTTCGAGTGCATAAACAAGCCAAATACCGAGTTCGATCACCCAGAAAAAGGAGACGCACTGAATG CTATGGAGATTGCATTGTGTTTCGAGAAGTTGGTGAATGAGAAGCTTCTCAAGTTACATGCT GTTGCCACCCAAAACAATGACGTGCAGTTGGCTGATTTTGTTGAAAGTGAATTTCTAGTTGAGCAG GTGGAGGCAATAAAGAAGATCTCGGAGTATGTGGCTCAGCTGAGAAGAGTGGGCAAAGGACATG GTGTCTGGCACTTTGATCAAGCGCTCCTTCATGAGCACTAG
- the LOC113730317 gene encoding probable apyrase 7, with protein MVFNKVAEFFSAAVTYLSVPKSSNPSPGLPPLPVSIRGFSFASEGQKNNLRLSSSLQDFSTYRQLDPEEGHNFLEFQKNKSNSKQSNLLLREDAGSSFSKEKANPVVASAQKKWTRVILLLLCVLLFAFVVYVSQHLYFSWSQGAPKYYVVLDCGSTGTRVYVYEASVHQKSDRNLPISLRSLPEGFKRKSSLQSGRAYNRMETEPGFDKLVHNISGLKGVIKPLVRWAEKQIPVHAHKSTSLFLYATAGVRRLPSTDSEWLLNNAWSILKSSSFLCKKEWVKIITGMEEAYVGWIALNYHTHVLGAVPRKETFGALDLGGSSLQVTFESNDGVRDESSLKLSLGPVNHRLSAYSLPGFGLNDAFDKSVFHLLRKHPQIGSADLLNGKVEVKHPCLQSGYKEQYDCSHCASLYENDGTPPIGQKKFGTGGKPVIPLQLVGTPKWEECSALAKIAVNLSEWSDQSPGIDCELQPCALASNLPRPYGKFYAMSGFYVVYRFFNLSSDAALDDVLEKGKEFCEKTWDVAKVSVAPQPFIEQYCFRAPYIVSLLREGLHITDSHVIVGSGSITWTLGAALLEAGKAVSTRLEFQSYEIMQMKINPVVLFSVLIVSFFILLFALSCLGNWRRKVFRKPYLPLFRHNSASAASIMRFQRWSPISSGDRVKMPLSPTIQGTQPGPFDTGHGFSGGGIQLTESSMYPSSSSVSHSYSSGSLGQMQFDNSTMGSFWGPHRSQMQLQSRRSQSREDLNTSLAEAHLAKV; from the exons ATGGTATTCAATAAAGTTGCAGAGTTCTTTTCTGCTGCAGTAACTTATCTATCAGTGCCTAAATCTTCTAATCCCTCACCAGGATTGCCTCCTCTGCCAGTCTCTATTCGTGGGTTTTCTTTTGCAAGCGAAGGGCAGAAAAATAATTTGCGGCTCTCCTCGTCCCTTCAAGATTTCTCTACTTATCGGCAACTTGATCCTGAAGAAGGTCATAATTTCCTTGAATTccagaaaaataaaagtaattCAAAACAGTCTAATCTGTTGCTAAGAGAGGATGCTGGATCAAGTTTTTCAAAGGAGAAGGCCAACCCAGTGGTTGCTTCTGCCCAAAAGAAATGGACTCGAGTTATCTTACTTCTCCTCTGCGTACTGttatttgcttttgttgtttatGTATCACAACATTTATACTTTAGTTGGTCTCAAGGGGCACCCAAGTACTATGTAGTGCTTGACTGTGGTAGCACTGGGACCCGTGTCTATGTCTATGAAGCTTCTGTGCATCAGAAAAGTGATAGAAATCTCCCTATTTCATTGAGGTCACTGCCAGAAGGGTTTAAGAGAAAATCAAGTTTGCAGAGCGGGCGAGCTTACAACCGAATGGAGACTGAACCTGGATTTGATAAGTTGGTGCATAATATATCTGGACTGAAGGGAGTGATAAAACCACTTGTTCGCTGGGCAGAGAAACAAATCCCTGTGCATGCACATAAGTCTACCTCCCTCTTCTTGTACGCAACAGCTGGGGTTCGCAGACTGCCAAGTACAGACTCGGAATGGCTTCTTAATAATGCCTGGTCCATTTTGAAAAGTTCTTCTTTTTTGTGCAAGAAAGAATGGGTTAAGATTATCACTGGCATGGAGGAAGCATACGTTGGATGGATTGCGTTGAATTATCATACTCATGTTTTGGGTGCTGTACCTAGGAAAGAAACCTTTGGTGCCCTTGATTTGGGTGGTTCGTCATTGCAGGTTACTTTCGAGAGCAATGATGGGGTGCGAGATGAAAGTAGTTTAAAGCTGAGCCTTGGCCCTGTTAATCATCGCCTCAGTGCCTATTCATTGCCTGGATTTGGATTAAATGACGCCTTTGACAAGTCGGTTTTTCATCTTCTGAGGAAGCACCCTCAAATTGGTAGTGCAGATCTTCTTAATGGGAAAGTTGAAGTTAAGCATCCCTGTTTGCAATCTGGTTATAAAGAGCAATATGACTGTTCTCATTGTGCTTCCCTTTATGAAAATGATGGGACTCCTCCTATTGGACAAAAGAAGTTTGGTACTGGAGGAAAACCTGTAATACCTCTTCAGCTTGTCGGCACTCCAAAATGGGAAGAGTGCAGTGCACTAGCAAAAATTGCAGTCAATTTGTCTGAGTGGTCAGATCAAAGTCCTGGAATTGATTGTGAGTTGCAACCTTGTGCTCTTGCAAGCAATCTACCTCGGCCCTATGGCAAGTTTTATGCTATGTCTGGCTTCTATGTGGTGTATCGGTTTTTCAATTTGAGCTCTGATGCTGCACTTGATGATGTCTTGGAAAAGGGTAAGGAATTTTGTGAGAAAACGTGGGATGTTGCAAAGGTAAGTGTTGCACCCCAGCCCTTTATTGAACAATATTGCTTCAGAGCACCATACATTGTGTCATTGCTGAGAGAGGGATTGCACATTACAGACAGTCATGTAATTGTTGGGTCTGGGAGTATTACGTGGACACTGGGTGCTGCTCTGTTGGAAGCTGGGAAAGCAGTTTCAACAAGGTTGGAATTTCAGAGTTATGAGATAATGCAGATGAAGATAAACCCCGTTGTtcttttttcagttttgattgtttcattttttattcTACTTTTCGCGTTATCCTGTCTTGGCAACTGGAGGCGAAAAGTTTTCCGTAAGCCATACCTCCCACTTTTCAGGCACAATAGTGCCTCAGCGGCATCAATTATGAGGTTCCAGCGATGGAGCCCTATCAGTTCAG GGGATAGAGTTAAGATGCCGCTGAGTCCAACTATTCAAGGCACTCAACCAGGACCATTTGACACAGGGCATGGTTTTAGCGGGGGTGGAATCCAGCTTACAGAATCTTCCATGTACCCGTCCTCCAGCAGTGTGTCACATAGTTATTCATCAGGCAGCTTGGGCCAGATGCAATTTGACAATAGTACCATGGGTTCATTTTGGGGACCACATCGAAGTCAGATGCAGCTGCAGAGCAGGAGATCTCAGTCTAGGGAAGACCTTAATACTTCACTGGCTGAGGCACACTTGGCGAAGGTCTAA
- the LOC113725344 gene encoding uncharacterized protein isoform X2, with amino-acid sequence MREFDALASRLEVLLHDAKELKQSSNKIPSWFWGWKSPWKGKLIGGELICEGEDDLYHLGIRIRDMFPELFDEDYRPDIYPIKATQVPRASASAVAFGMGLFSGKGNLGPGRHRAFAVISESRASDTVLRFHDCCQNYKSFRRSQEPAVDKLKEPVLDEISTALVQRYGLNFTRKDTSSLWLLCKQEASLLEIYDQACGLFSPSEVALLEWTDDVEIFILKGYGNSLNYRMGVPLLQDVIESMEQAIKAKEEGYVPGSYEKARLRFAHAETLLPFSCLLGLFLEGSEFDRIQREEPLQLPPKPPQKRNWKGSIVAPFAGNNVLVLYSCPDNNSSKYFVHVQHNEHPVPMPGCKNSDLCPFDVFKQQIAAPHLKHDYDALCNVNVEQSENRHASSRISKLLSWLFNCKNVDAQAHHFEL; translated from the exons ATGAGAGAATTTGATGCCCTGGCCTCCCGCTTGGAAGTCCTCTTGCATGATGCAAAAGAGCTGAAGCAGTCGTCCAACAAGATTCCTTCCTGGTTTTGGGGATGGAAATCTCCTTGGAAAGGAAAGCTTATAGGTGGTGAGTTGATCTGCGAAGGTGAAGATGACCTATACCATCTTGGAATTAGAATCAGAGATATGTTTCCGGAATTGTTTGATGAGGACTACCGCCCTGACATATATCCGATAAAAGCAACACAG GTTCCTCGGGCATCAGCTAGTGCGGTGGCATTTGGCATGGGTCTCTTCAGTGGAAAAGGGAATCTTGGCCCAGGACGTCATCGTGCATTTGCTGTGATAAGTGAAAGCCGTGCTAGTGACACAGTGCTAAGATTTCATGATTGTTGTCAAAATTATAAG AGTTTTAGAAGAAGTCAGGAACCTGCTGTTGATAAATTGAAGGAGCCTGTCTTAGATGAAATTTCTACTGCACTGGTTCAGCGTTATGGGTTAAACTTCACAAGAAAGGATACATCTTCTTTGTGGTTGCTATGCAAACAG GAAGCATCCTTACTGGAGATATATGACCAAGCCTGTGGTCTGTTCAGTCCATCTGAG GTTGCTTTATTGGAGTGGACAGATGATGTGGAGATATTCATACTGAAAGGCTATGGTAATTCTTTAAACTACCGAATGGGAGTGCCATTGCTTCAAGATGTTATTGAGTCCATGGAGCAAGCAATTAAAGCTAAAGAAG aggGATATGTCCCAGGGAGTTATGAGAAGGCAAGATTGCGTTTTGCTCATGCAGAAACGTTGCTTCCattttcttgtttacttggaCTCTTTCTTGAAGGATCAG AATTTGACCGAATACAAAGGGAAGAACCTTTACAACTACCTCCTAAGCCACCACAAAAGAGGAACTGGAAAGGTAGCATTGTGGCACCTTTTGCTGGAAACAACGTATTAGTCCTCTACAGCTGCCCTGACAACAATTCAAGCAAGTATTTTGTACATGTACAACATAATGAACATCCAGTTCCAATGCCG GGTTGCAAGAACTCTGATTTATGTCCATTTGACGTGTTTAAG CAACAAATAGCTGCACCTCATTTGAAGCACGACTACGATGCACTTTGCAATGTAAATGTAGAACAATCAGAAAACAGACATGCGAGCAGCAGGATATCAAAATTGTTAAGTTGgcttttcaattgcaagaatGTAGATGCGCAGGCACACCATTTTGAGCTATAA
- the LOC113721289 gene encoding LOB domain-containing protein 12-like, with amino-acid sequence MGGHSPCASCKLLRRRCTKDCPFAPYFPADDPHKFAIVHKVFGASNISKMLQELPVHQRADAVSSLVYEANARVRDPVYGCVGAISYLQNQVSELQMQLAVAQAEIFCIQMQQDPMAMPTPQFDDDDEGSFLLQHNLPQYLNFASSSSNVIQESFKKESPFGRDMVS; translated from the exons ATGGGCGGACATTCCCCATGCGCTTCATGCAAGTTGCTACGTCGACGGTGCACCAAGGATTGCCCTTTTGCTCCTTATTTCCCTGCCGATGATCCTCACAAATTTGCCATCGTTCACAAAGTCTTTGGTGCCAGCAACATCAGCAAAATGTTACAG GAGCTTCCAGTTCATCAAAGAGCAGATGCAGTGAGCAGTCTAGTGTACGAGGCAAATGCAAGAGTCAGAGACCCCGTCTACGGCTGCGTGGGAGCAATATCGTACTTGCAAAATCAGGTTTCTGAACTACAAATGCAGCTTGCAGTGGCGCAAGCGGAGATATTCTGCATACAGATGCAACAAGATCCAATGGCCATGCCAACTCCTCAGttcgatgatgatgatgaaggatCTTTTCTGCTCCAACACAACCTCCCTCAGTACCTGAACTTCGCCTCCTCGTCTAGCAATGTCATTCAAGAATCTTTCAAGAAAGAGTCCCCCTTTGGCCGTGACATGGTTTCTTAA